From the Mus musculus mitochondrion, complete genome genome, one window contains:
- the ND3 gene encoding NADH dehydrogenase subunit 3 produces the protein MNLYTVIFINILLSLTLILVAFWLPQMNLYSEKANPYECGFDPTSSARLPFSMKFFLVAITFLLFDLEIALLLPLPWAIQTIKTSTMMIMAFILVTILSLGLAYEWTQKGLEWTE, from the coding sequence ATTAACCTGTACACTGTTATCTTCATTAATATTTTATTATCCCTAACGCTAATTCTAGTTGCATTCTGACTCCCCCAAATAAATCTGTACTCAGAAAAAGCAAATCCATATGAATGCGGATTCGACCCTACAAGCTCTGCACGTCTACCATTCTCAATAAAATTTTTCTTGGTAGCAATTACATTTCTATTATTTGACCTAGAAATTGCTCTTCTACTTCCACTACCATGAGCAATTCAAACAATTAAAACCTCTACTATAATAATTATAGCCTTTATTCTAGTCACAATTCTATCTCTAGGCCTAGCATATGAATGAACACAAAAAGGATTAGAATGAACAGAGTAA
- the ND4L gene encoding NADH dehydrogenase subunit 4L, translating into MPSTFFNLTMAFSLSLLGTLMFRSHLMSTLLCLEGMVLSLFIMTSVTSLNSNSMSSMPIPITILVFAACEAAVGLALLVKVSNTYGTDYVQNLNLLQC; encoded by the coding sequence ATGCCATCTACCTTCTTCAACCTCACCATAGCCTTCTCACTATCACTTCTAGGGACACTTATATTTCGCTCTCACCTAATATCCACATTACTATGCCTGGAAGGCATAGTATTATCCTTATTTATTATAACTTCAGTAACTTCCCTAAACTCCAACTCCATAAGCTCCATACCAATCCCCATCACCATCTTAGTTTTCGCAGCCTGCGAAGCAGCTGTAGGACTAGCCCTACTAGTAAAAGTTTCAAACACGTACGGAACAGATTACGTCCAAAATCTCAACCTACTACAATGCTAA